From Girardinichthys multiradiatus isolate DD_20200921_A chromosome 3, DD_fGirMul_XY1, whole genome shotgun sequence, the proteins below share one genomic window:
- the LOC124866032 gene encoding synaptobrevin-like, giving the protein MSAPDAAAPPAAGPPGAPGADGAPAGAPAGPPNTSSNRRLQQTQAQVEEVVDIMRVNVDKVLERDQKLSELDDRADALQAGASQFESCAAKLKNKYWWKNCKMMIMMGIIGVIVVGIIFLYFFY; this is encoded by the exons gTCTGCCCCGGATGCTGCTGCACCTCCAGCTGCTGGACCTCCAGGTGCCCCCGGTGCAGATGGAGCCCCAGCCGGCGCCCCTGCGGGCCCACCCAACACCTCCAGCAACCGCAGGCTTCAGCAGACACAGGCCCAAGTTGAGGAG GTGGTGGATATTATGAGGGTGAACGTGGACAAGGTTTTGGAAAGAGACCAGAAGCTTTCAGAGTTAGATGACAGAGCAGATGCTCTCCAGGCCGGAGCCTCCCAGTTTGAAAGCTGCGCAGCTAAGCTAAAAAACAAGTACTGGTGGAAGAATTGCAAG aTGATGATCATGATGGGCATCATTGGAGTCATTGTGGTTGGAATAATATTCT